A window of Chitinophaga sp. MM2321 contains these coding sequences:
- the leuS gene encoding leucine--tRNA ligase produces the protein MEYNFRAIEKKWQQQWQESHAYRVSNDSPKPKCYVLDMFPYPSGAGLHVGHPLGYIATDIYARYKRLKGYNVLHTMGYDAFGLPAEQYAMETGQHPAVTTAANMKSFREQLDNIGFCFDWERQVNTSDPSYYKWTQWIFLQIFESWYNRTSQKAEPLTTLTALFEKEGNAAHTCPGDRTIQFTAAEWQSYSEKEQRAILMQYRLAFLAHAEVNWCPALGTVLANDEVINGVSERGGHPVIKKKMRQWFLRITEYANRLLEGLETVAFSEAMKEMQRNWIGKSQGAEIKFALKNSPDYVEVYTTRPDTIFGVDFMVIAPEHELVQKITTPEQKAAIEQYLAYVQSRSERERMADVKQITGCFTGAYAINPFDGREIPVWIAEYVLAGYGTGAIMAVPCGDQRDFGFAHHFNIPITNIIGDAFNGEEANSTKDAKLQNSGFLDGMDMRPAMDLVITKLEELGIGKRQINYKMRDAGFSRQRYWGEPFPIIFKDGIPYAMDEKDLPLELPHVENYKPGEEGEGPLANVTDWVNVAPGIKRETNTMPGYAGSSWYFLRYMDPHNSTTFADRKATDYWNQVDVYVGGTEHAVGHLLYSRMWTKILFDLGHLSFDEPFKSLINQGMIQGSSRFVYRIHGTHQFVSAGLKDQYQTDKLHVDVNFVDGITLDTEAFRKWKPDYSEATFILEDGQYHCGTEVEKMSKSKYNTVNPNELVERFGADTFRMYEMFLGPVEQSKPWDTKGIEGVHRFLKKLWRLFSDENKGFIVSDEAPKPEELKILHKTIHKIDGDTSSFSYNTAVSQFMICVNELATLKCHKRSILEPLLILLTPYAPHLCEELWQSLGHQESILNAAYPVYNEQYTKESAFNYPIAINGKTRAEMGFSLDAENSAIEQEVLSSEAVQKWLDGKPPKKVIIVKGRMINVVV, from the coding sequence ATGGAATACAATTTCAGGGCAATCGAAAAAAAGTGGCAGCAGCAATGGCAGGAATCTCATGCTTACCGGGTAAGTAATGACAGCCCAAAACCGAAGTGTTATGTACTGGACATGTTTCCTTATCCTTCCGGTGCGGGCCTCCATGTAGGACATCCCCTGGGATATATTGCTACGGATATTTATGCACGTTATAAAAGGCTGAAAGGCTATAATGTGCTGCACACCATGGGTTACGATGCTTTCGGCCTGCCGGCAGAACAGTATGCCATGGAAACGGGCCAGCATCCGGCCGTTACCACCGCGGCAAATATGAAATCATTTCGCGAACAGCTGGATAATATCGGCTTTTGCTTTGATTGGGAACGCCAGGTCAACACCAGCGATCCTTCCTATTACAAATGGACACAGTGGATCTTCTTACAGATCTTTGAAAGCTGGTACAACAGAACCAGCCAGAAAGCGGAACCATTGACCACCCTCACGGCCCTTTTTGAAAAAGAAGGAAATGCCGCCCACACTTGTCCCGGCGACCGCACTATCCAGTTTACTGCCGCCGAATGGCAAAGCTACTCCGAAAAAGAGCAGCGGGCCATCCTGATGCAGTACCGCCTCGCCTTCCTCGCCCATGCCGAAGTAAACTGGTGCCCTGCCCTGGGAACCGTACTGGCCAATGATGAAGTGATCAATGGCGTGAGCGAACGCGGTGGACATCCCGTTATTAAAAAGAAAATGCGCCAGTGGTTCCTGCGCATTACAGAATATGCCAACCGCCTCCTGGAAGGACTGGAAACAGTAGCCTTCAGCGAAGCCATGAAAGAAATGCAACGCAACTGGATCGGCAAAAGCCAGGGCGCTGAAATAAAATTCGCCCTGAAAAACTCCCCCGACTACGTGGAAGTATATACGACCCGTCCGGATACTATTTTTGGGGTAGACTTCATGGTCATTGCACCGGAGCATGAACTGGTGCAAAAGATCACCACACCGGAACAAAAGGCCGCTATCGAGCAATACCTCGCATACGTGCAAAGCCGCTCTGAGCGCGAAAGAATGGCCGACGTGAAACAGATCACCGGCTGCTTTACCGGCGCCTACGCCATCAATCCGTTTGATGGCCGTGAAATACCGGTATGGATCGCAGAATACGTACTGGCCGGCTACGGTACCGGCGCCATCATGGCGGTGCCTTGCGGCGACCAGCGCGATTTTGGCTTCGCCCATCACTTTAATATTCCCATCACCAACATCATCGGAGATGCATTCAACGGCGAAGAAGCCAATTCCACCAAAGATGCGAAACTGCAAAACAGCGGCTTCCTCGATGGTATGGACATGCGCCCTGCTATGGACCTGGTGATCACCAAACTGGAAGAACTGGGTATCGGCAAACGCCAGATCAACTATAAAATGCGCGATGCCGGCTTTAGCCGTCAACGCTACTGGGGCGAACCTTTCCCCATTATATTCAAAGACGGTATTCCTTACGCTATGGACGAAAAAGACCTGCCGCTGGAATTACCGCATGTGGAAAATTATAAACCGGGAGAAGAAGGCGAGGGCCCGCTCGCCAATGTAACCGACTGGGTAAACGTAGCCCCCGGCATTAAGCGGGAAACCAATACCATGCCCGGTTACGCAGGTAGCAGCTGGTACTTCCTCCGCTACATGGACCCACACAACAGTACCACCTTTGCCGACCGCAAAGCCACCGACTACTGGAACCAGGTGGATGTATACGTAGGCGGTACCGAACATGCCGTTGGTCACCTGCTGTATTCCCGTATGTGGACCAAAATACTGTTTGACCTGGGGCATCTCAGTTTTGACGAACCGTTTAAATCACTGATCAACCAGGGTATGATCCAGGGATCTTCCCGCTTTGTATACCGCATTCATGGTACACACCAGTTTGTATCTGCCGGTCTGAAAGACCAGTACCAAACGGATAAACTGCACGTGGATGTCAACTTCGTTGATGGGATCACGTTAGATACCGAAGCATTCAGAAAATGGAAGCCTGACTACAGTGAAGCTACCTTTATCCTCGAAGATGGCCAGTACCACTGCGGTACAGAGGTAGAGAAAATGAGTAAGAGCAAGTACAATACCGTGAATCCGAATGAACTGGTAGAACGGTTTGGTGCCGATACTTTCCGTATGTACGAAATGTTCCTGGGCCCGGTAGAACAATCCAAACCCTGGGATACCAAAGGTATTGAAGGAGTACACCGCTTCCTTAAAAAACTCTGGCGCCTGTTTTCCGATGAAAACAAAGGTTTCATTGTCAGTGACGAAGCGCCCAAGCCGGAAGAACTGAAGATCCTGCATAAAACCATCCACAAGATAGATGGAGATACTTCCAGCTTCTCCTACAATACTGCTGTGAGCCAGTTTATGATCTGTGTAAATGAACTCGCTACCCTGAAATGCCACAAGCGCAGTATCCTGGAGCCGCTGTTAATTTTACTGACACCATACGCCCCGCATCTCTGCGAAGAGCTGTGGCAATCCCTGGGACACCAGGAAAGCATCCTGAATGCAGCGTACCCGGTATATAACGAGCAATACACGAAAGAAAGCGCCTTTAACTACCCGATTGCCATCAATGGTAAAACACGCGCTGAAATGGGCTTTTCCCTCGATGCTGAAAACAGTGCCATTGAACAGGAAGTATTGTCAAGCGAAGCTGTACAGAAATGGCTGGATGGCAAACCTCCTAAAAAAGTGATCATCGTAAAAGGCCGGATGATTAACGTAGTCGTATAA
- a CDS encoding peptidoglycan DD-metalloendopeptidase family protein, giving the protein MLQEVLKKYQSTFKPVISLLQPDEQLLVMDFTANNTTLTKNILTDIHKFCSYIDKTLAESGCRLGIGGYCEHRTIYAVSPHFDAGEEPRRLHLGIDVWGTVGTQVYAPLNGHIHSFRFNDHFGDYGATIVLQHKLDGHTFHTLYGHLSISNLQGLYENMPVAAGQLLAHFGTTTENGGWPAHLHFQLIEDIQHFRGDYPGVCRYSERDKYLQNCPDPDLILQLNQYTH; this is encoded by the coding sequence ATGTTACAGGAAGTATTAAAGAAATATCAGTCTACATTCAAACCGGTTATTTCTCTCTTACAACCGGATGAACAACTGCTGGTAATGGATTTTACGGCAAACAATACTACGCTTACCAAAAACATCCTCACCGACATTCATAAATTTTGCAGCTATATTGATAAGACCCTTGCTGAAAGTGGTTGCAGGCTGGGCATTGGTGGCTACTGTGAGCATCGTACCATTTATGCGGTAAGCCCTCATTTTGATGCCGGCGAAGAACCGCGCAGACTGCACCTCGGTATAGATGTATGGGGAACAGTAGGTACCCAGGTATATGCACCGCTGAACGGACATATACACAGTTTCCGTTTCAATGATCATTTCGGGGATTACGGCGCTACCATCGTCTTGCAACACAAACTGGATGGTCATACCTTTCATACCCTTTACGGACATCTCAGCATTTCTAACCTACAGGGGCTATACGAAAATATGCCCGTAGCGGCCGGACAACTGCTCGCCCACTTTGGTACAACCACTGAAAACGGGGGCTGGCCGGCACATCTGCACTTCCAACTGATTGAAGACATCCAGCATTTCAGGGGAGATTATCCCGGTGTATGCCGCTATAGTGAGCGGGATAAATATCTCCAGAATTGCCCTGACCCCGATCTCATTTTACAGCTGAACCAATACACCCATTAA
- a CDS encoding M28 family peptidase — protein sequence MKGVLLLLLATGSFAMAGYTQQIGQKEVSRIIHTLAADDMEGRLPGTPGGNKAATFISDEFQKCGLQPLPGEESLLQSFTKYSLQPVSVTLKINGETKDWPVIPVGTARDINWESDSGYAVVHAKDPGTLMRVLKGNRLKKNTLVWLDPSMAGYLGGLSATFSEHFRDSEEEITMDTLAAGQKQVVLVFETEPVADTASWSIAVTREIRKQTFTNVAGMIKGSSKPDEYVVFSGHYDHLGILPAVAGDTIANGADDDASGTTAVIALANYFSGQHPARSLIFVAFTAEEMGGYGSTYFSRQLDPAKVVAMFNIEMIGKESRFGKNSAFITGFDKSDFGPILQRNLKGSVFQFHPDPYPEQDLFYRSDNATLAKLGVPAHTISTTQIDKDEFYHTVDDEVETLDITNITDIIKAIGVSAGSIVDGTDTPTRIKPDSSK from the coding sequence ATGAAAGGAGTATTGTTATTATTACTGGCAACAGGCAGCTTTGCCATGGCCGGTTACACACAACAGATCGGGCAAAAGGAAGTATCCCGTATTATTCATACCCTGGCTGCCGACGATATGGAAGGTCGTCTGCCGGGAACACCCGGCGGCAATAAGGCAGCCACCTTTATCAGCGATGAATTTCAAAAGTGCGGTTTGCAACCATTGCCTGGTGAAGAGAGCTTGCTCCAATCATTTACCAAATACAGCCTGCAACCGGTTAGCGTTACGTTGAAGATTAATGGCGAAACAAAGGACTGGCCTGTTATACCGGTGGGTACTGCACGTGATATCAACTGGGAAAGCGATAGCGGTTACGCCGTTGTACATGCAAAAGATCCGGGGACACTGATGCGGGTTTTAAAGGGCAACAGGCTGAAAAAAAATACACTGGTATGGCTGGACCCTTCTATGGCCGGCTATCTCGGCGGATTAAGCGCCACTTTCTCCGAACATTTTCGTGATAGTGAAGAAGAGATAACGATGGACACACTGGCTGCGGGACAAAAACAGGTAGTGCTGGTATTTGAAACGGAGCCGGTGGCAGATACTGCCAGCTGGTCCATAGCGGTAACGCGGGAAATCCGAAAACAGACGTTTACCAATGTGGCAGGCATGATCAAAGGCAGCAGCAAGCCGGATGAATATGTGGTGTTTTCGGGGCATTATGATCATCTCGGCATATTGCCGGCTGTAGCGGGCGATACCATTGCCAATGGTGCAGATGATGATGCGTCCGGTACTACGGCGGTGATTGCGCTGGCGAATTATTTTAGCGGGCAGCACCCTGCGCGCTCCCTTATTTTCGTGGCTTTTACGGCGGAGGAAATGGGTGGTTATGGATCCACCTATTTTTCCCGGCAGCTGGATCCTGCAAAAGTAGTAGCGATGTTTAATATTGAGATGATTGGTAAGGAATCCCGGTTTGGTAAGAACAGCGCATTTATTACCGGATTCGATAAATCAGATTTTGGTCCTATCCTCCAACGGAACCTGAAAGGCTCCGTTTTTCAGTTTCATCCCGATCCATATCCGGAGCAGGATTTGTTTTACCGGTCAGACAACGCTACCCTGGCTAAACTGGGCGTGCCCGCACATACGATCTCTACAACGCAGATAGATAAAGATGAATTTTATCATACGGTAGATGATGAAGTAGAAACACTGGATATTACAAATATTACAGACATCATCAAGGCGATTGGAGTGAGTGCGGGGAGTATCGTTGATGGCACGGATACGCCTACACGAATTAAACCGGACTCATCAAAGTAA
- the ruvB gene encoding Holliday junction branch migration DNA helicase RuvB: MSNQPLRPEENKISAAEKEFENSIRPREIIDFSGQDQIIDNLKIFIKAAKMRGEALDHVLFHGPPGLGKTTLSRIVANELGVNIRETSGPVIEKPGDLAGLLTNLEDKDVLFIDEIHRLSTVVEEYLYSAMEDYRIDIMIDSGPNARSIQINLQPFTLIGATTRSGLLTSPLLSRFGIKSRLEYYSSAILQKIIWRAAGLLHTKITSDAAAEISRRSRGTPRIANALLRRVRDFAQVVGNGVIDLEIAQLSLKALNVDEYGLDEMDNRILQVIIENFKGGPVGITTIATAVGEEAGTLEEVYEPFLIQEGFIKRTPRGREVTEKAYTHLGKTPFRGENTLLF, from the coding sequence ATGTCCAATCAGCCTTTAAGACCAGAAGAAAACAAGATCAGCGCCGCTGAGAAAGAGTTTGAAAATAGTATCCGTCCACGGGAGATCATTGATTTCTCGGGGCAGGATCAGATTATTGATAATCTGAAAATATTTATCAAAGCTGCCAAGATGCGGGGAGAGGCGCTTGACCACGTATTGTTCCATGGCCCGCCGGGCCTGGGAAAAACCACGCTGTCGCGTATTGTGGCCAATGAGTTGGGCGTAAACATCCGCGAAACTTCGGGACCAGTGATTGAAAAACCGGGCGACCTCGCCGGCTTGCTGACCAACCTGGAAGATAAAGACGTACTGTTCATTGATGAAATACACCGGCTGAGTACTGTGGTGGAGGAATACCTCTATTCTGCCATGGAAGACTACCGTATAGATATTATGATAGACAGCGGTCCTAACGCCCGTTCTATACAGATCAACCTGCAACCGTTTACCCTCATTGGTGCTACAACGCGTTCGGGGTTGCTTACTTCGCCGTTGTTATCGCGTTTTGGTATCAAGTCAAGGCTCGAGTACTACAGCTCCGCCATCCTGCAAAAGATTATCTGGCGTGCCGCCGGATTACTCCATACAAAGATTACCTCTGATGCTGCCGCTGAAATATCGCGCCGCTCCCGGGGGACGCCCCGTATTGCGAATGCCCTGCTGCGCCGCGTACGCGACTTTGCACAGGTAGTTGGCAATGGTGTTATTGACCTTGAAATAGCACAGCTCAGCCTGAAAGCATTGAATGTGGATGAATATGGCCTGGATGAAATGGATAACCGTATCCTCCAGGTGATCATTGAAAACTTTAAAGGCGGTCCCGTAGGGATTACCACCATCGCTACCGCCGTAGGTGAAGAAGCGGGTACGCTGGAAGAAGTATATGAGCCGTTCCTGATCCAGGAAGGCTTTATTAAGCGTACGCCAAGGGGAAGAGAAGTAACAGAAAAAGCCTACACCCACTTAGGGAAAACCCCGTTCAGGGGGGAAAACACCTTGTTATTTTGA
- a CDS encoding response regulator transcription factor, with product MEERKPKILLAEDDTNLGMVLKNYLELNDYEVELCRDGILALAAFRREKFDICLLDIMMPNMDGFKLAEEIRDVDPDIPLFFLSAKTMKEDIIQGYKLGADDYISKPFDSELLLLKIKAILKRNQELNSKEEELHEFQIASYAFNSRLRTLAHNDETHTLSPKENELLHMLCEHKNDLLPRELALKKIWGSDTYFNGRSMDVYIAKLRKYLKDDPDIEIVNIHGNGFRLVVKE from the coding sequence ATGGAAGAACGTAAACCTAAAATATTACTGGCAGAAGATGATACCAATTTGGGTATGGTACTTAAAAACTACCTGGAGCTGAATGACTATGAGGTGGAACTATGCCGGGATGGTATTCTGGCGCTGGCCGCCTTCCGCCGCGAGAAATTCGATATCTGCCTGCTGGACATCATGATGCCCAATATGGATGGATTTAAACTGGCGGAAGAAATCCGCGATGTAGATCCGGATATTCCCCTGTTTTTCCTGTCGGCTAAAACCATGAAGGAAGATATCATCCAGGGCTACAAACTCGGGGCGGACGATTATATCTCCAAACCGTTTGACAGCGAACTGTTACTGCTCAAAATCAAAGCAATCCTGAAACGTAACCAGGAACTGAATAGCAAAGAAGAAGAGTTGCACGAGTTCCAGATTGCTTCCTATGCTTTCAACTCCCGTTTGCGTACCCTCGCACATAACGATGAAACACATACCTTGTCGCCAAAGGAAAACGAGTTGCTGCACATGCTGTGCGAACATAAAAACGACTTGTTACCCCGCGAGCTGGCACTGAAAAAAATATGGGGTAGTGATACCTATTTCAATGGCCGCAGTATGGATGTCTACATCGCCAAACTACGCAAGTACCTGAAAGACGATCCGGATATCGAAATCGTGAACATCCATGGGAATGGATTCCGGTTGGTGGTTAAGGAGTAG
- a CDS encoding DUF3108 domain-containing protein produces the protein MRYILLIILCFSCIHPAEAQNDFCSIRNTSFNAGESITFKVYYNLGKMYVGAGEATFSCVLERFANRDVYHITGDGKTFRAYDWIFKVRDKYETFLDTATMQPLKFLRNVNEGGYKIYNNVIFNQAAHQAVSTNGTFTVPPCVQDVISAIYYARNIDFNKYKEGDKIPFAMFLDDQVYNIYIRYMGKEEVNTRFGKFRAIKFKPLLIKGTIFEGGEKMTVWVSDDANKIPLRVESPISVGNIVVDMVNYGNLRHPFSSLLNKK, from the coding sequence ATGAGGTATATTCTACTCATCATCTTATGTTTCTCCTGTATTCACCCCGCCGAAGCGCAAAACGACTTCTGCTCTATTCGTAATACAAGCTTCAATGCGGGAGAAAGCATTACGTTTAAAGTATACTATAACCTCGGTAAAATGTACGTGGGAGCCGGAGAGGCCACCTTCAGCTGTGTGCTGGAACGCTTCGCCAACCGGGATGTCTATCATATTACCGGCGATGGCAAAACCTTCCGGGCTTACGACTGGATCTTTAAAGTACGCGATAAATACGAAACCTTCCTGGACACCGCCACCATGCAGCCGTTGAAATTTCTGCGCAACGTCAATGAAGGCGGCTACAAGATCTATAACAACGTAATCTTTAACCAGGCTGCCCACCAGGCGGTGAGCACCAATGGCACCTTTACCGTACCTCCCTGCGTGCAGGATGTGATCAGTGCCATCTATTACGCCCGTAACATTGATTTTAACAAGTATAAGGAAGGAGATAAGATCCCTTTTGCCATGTTCCTGGACGATCAGGTGTATAATATCTACATCAGGTATATGGGTAAGGAAGAAGTAAATACCAGGTTCGGGAAATTCCGGGCCATCAAATTCAAACCCCTGCTGATCAAAGGTACCATATTTGAAGGCGGGGAGAAGATGACGGTATGGGTAAGTGATGATGCCAATAAGATACCACTGCGGGTAGAAAGCCCCATCTCCGTAGGGAATATCGTGGTAGACATGGTGAACTACGGTAACCTGCGGCATCCCTTTAGTTCCTTACTCAACAAGAAATAA
- a CDS encoding lysylphosphatidylglycerol synthase domain-containing protein, translating into MHRENLQQSLLQMRGSLQEKGWVGIFLVLVLMLFNWGLEARKWQKLIKPLESISFLRAFSAILSGVSLSVNTPNRIGEYGGRVLYLKNNNKLKAIAATIVGSFSQLIVTIIFGLIGLIYFLNTFALAKGNDYAIPVLWEKILLGMLVVICGLTILLYFRLEIILAVFEKIPFLRKVKVFVQIIVKYSSGDLRYLLLLSALRYMVFSAQYLILLDALGLEFFWWQAFLLNSVIYLVMAVVPTIAIAELGLRGKVSIYFLGMLSSNTVAIIAATVGIWLINLVLPAVLGSVLLLGVKIFKEK; encoded by the coding sequence ATGCACCGCGAAAATTTGCAGCAGTCGCTGTTGCAGATGCGTGGCTCCCTCCAGGAGAAGGGGTGGGTGGGCATCTTCCTCGTATTGGTATTGATGCTTTTTAACTGGGGATTGGAAGCCCGGAAGTGGCAAAAGCTGATAAAACCGTTGGAAAGCATTTCTTTTTTAAGGGCTTTCAGTGCGATCCTTTCGGGGGTCTCGCTTTCTGTCAATACCCCCAATCGTATAGGCGAATACGGTGGCCGTGTACTGTACCTCAAAAACAACAATAAGCTGAAAGCCATTGCAGCAACGATTGTAGGTAGTTTCAGCCAGCTGATCGTAACGATTATCTTTGGGTTAATTGGCCTGATCTACTTTCTTAACACTTTCGCACTGGCAAAGGGAAACGATTATGCGATCCCCGTTTTATGGGAGAAAATACTGTTAGGAATGCTGGTAGTAATTTGTGGCCTGACGATATTGTTATATTTTCGGTTAGAAATTATTCTGGCTGTTTTTGAAAAGATACCTTTCCTGCGAAAAGTAAAGGTATTTGTGCAGATCATTGTGAAATACTCATCGGGCGATTTACGTTACCTGTTGCTGCTTTCAGCCCTGCGGTATATGGTCTTCTCGGCACAGTATTTGATTTTGTTGGACGCGCTGGGGCTGGAATTTTTCTGGTGGCAGGCCTTTTTACTGAATAGTGTTATTTACCTGGTGATGGCGGTTGTACCCACCATTGCCATTGCAGAACTGGGGCTCCGGGGGAAAGTGAGTATTTATTTTCTCGGGATGCTGAGTTCCAATACAGTAGCTATCATTGCTGCCACCGTAGGCATATGGTTGATCAACCTGGTGCTGCCGGCAGTTTTAGGAAGCGTGTTGCTTTTAGGTGTAAAAATTTTCAAGGAAAAATAG